One Triticum urartu cultivar G1812 unplaced genomic scaffold, Tu2.1 TuUngrouped_contig_4850, whole genome shotgun sequence genomic window, TGAGCGAGGAGGGGCCAGCCGGCAGCGAGTGGAGGGAGGATCGAGaaggaaggcggagcgaggagggggcggccagcggcgagtggagggaggacggaggaggaggccggtaccGAGTCCAGCGAGGAGGATGAGGCGACAGCGGCGCAGATCGGGGGACGGGCGACGGGGGAGGACCGGCGGCGCGGGGGGTGAGGAGGAGACCGTGAGTGTGTGTGAGTGTGATCTGTGGATGAGGCTAGTGAGATCTATAGTTAATTTAGCAGTAGCGATTATTGCCTGaatgcgctgctgctacgttgCGTAGCAGTAGCGCTGTCTATTTTAATGTGATGCTGCTATAACTAGCCTcgcggcggcgtcgtgggaattttagcagtagcgccgcttGGAGTGCGCGCgctactgataaacttgtttCAGCAGCGAGTTTCCACAGCCCGCGCTAttgctacttagcagcagcgcctgattttatagcgcgctgctggtaagattctgtgtataggcttttccctagtagtgcatggCCACAGCTTTGATCTGGCCATGCATCTCGTCCGAAGGCAACGTGGTTGGGTATGGATCATGTTCTGCGGGACTAGATGAAGCCGGCCGCCGGCCTCGACGGCCAGCCCCATTCATCCAGCCCTGACTGCAAGATCTACGAACGTTCAATCATTGCATTCGTACACTTATACATTTCATTCAACATGTATTCTTTTCAATTTGGCTGATAGGTGAGATTTGGAGATCAATAGAGATGATAAGCTATTAATTTTGGAATGTACTATAAACAATTCTTAGCTTATTTTGCTCAATATGTATGATGCTCGCTTCTTCTTGTGCAATTGCTGGACTGGGATCAACAGACTTGGCATGTGCTTTATAAGAAAAATTAGATTTACATGGGATATCCACCGTTTGAACATTGGTGTTAATTGTTATTATGATGTTTAACCTTATTACGCCGAGAGTAATGATCCTCACAAAAAGCGGAGAGAAAGGAATGAGCATTCGATTCTTCCATATGTTGCATTTCATTCTTCCGTGTTTAGTTATGTCCAACATTTGTTACATGCACACACTTGACAAGGTTAGTACAAGTAGTAATTTTTCCTCTGTTTTGCAGGGCTATGACAGAACATGCTTTGTGATTCCCTCGGGCAGGATGGATGTACCATGGCCACCCCACTGTGCTCCTGAAGGTGATCCCTTCAATTCAGCGCACGTCCTACCATGCCACACCATATTCTCCTCAAGCTTTTCTTGCGGAGGTGGATCACCATATTCTCCTCGATATGCCACGTGCACAAATGATGAGCTGTTCCGGTCCAGACAGTAGCTATTGCTTTAGCCATTGAACCATCCCCATCGGTGATTGCTGAAATGGGTGCCGTTTGGGACATTGCCTCCAAAAATACATGAAGAAGCCACTGGTATGATGCAACTATCTCGTCTGACATTAGACCAAAACGTCGGTGCCACCAGTCCAAAGATGGTCTAGTGACACTTAGCACTTGCTTCCTGACGTTTCCTCCGGTGTGTTTGACAGGATAGAGACCTCCTCTACCCCTGCCTCGAAGAAGGACCCTCCTCGTTTCCAGATCCTTTACAAGGAAAAAATGAGGGTGAATTTCAACAAAGGTATCATTATCAATGGCAAGTTTACTTGCAGAAATCAGATTTTTTGTGGCCTCCGGAACATGAAGGACATCATTCAAAAGAAGATCACGATTAGGGGTTGAAATAGTTGTATGACCAATGTGATCGATAGTCATACCTGATCCATTTGCGACGTGGATTTGTTCGCCGCCGGTGTACCTCTCCCGGACGGTCAGCTTCTCCAAGTCGCTGGTGATATGGTCAATGGCTCCGCTATCCATATACTAGTTCGTGTCCACACCGTACTGGGGAGCCGCCGCCACATTCACCGATCGCTCTTCCCCTCCTTGATAGGAGGAGTCGTAACGCTTCCAGCACTTCCATGCTGGATGCCCGAGCTTGCCACAGATCTGACAAGCAACCTTGGCAACGGGATTGTTGTTGTAGTTCCCGCCGCCACCATCGTTGTTGCCCCCCCATGTTGCCGCGGTTCGGCTGCTTGCTAAAGTTGCCGCGGCCGcggtcaccgccgccgccgccgttgctgTTGTTCTGCTTGTTGAAGCGTCCGTGGGAGGCTGCGTTTGCAGAGGACTGGGAGGACCCGCCGCACAGGTTCATGCGTGTCTCGAAGCTCAAGAGCCGCGGGTACAGCTCGGGGACGATCACCGGCTCGACCCGGGAGCACATGGCAGAGACCACGGGATCAAACTCATTGTCGAGCCCGGCAAGGATGTGAGACACAACATCCTCCTCATCTACTTTCTTTCCTGAAGCAATAAGTTCATCACATAAAGATCTAATCTCACCAACATATTCAGTAATGTTGGAGTTGCCCTTCTGAAGGTTCGCTAGCGCAATTCTGACGTTGACGGTGCGGGCGCGGGTGTGCGAGGCCAGCATCCCCTGCACCGTGTCCTTACCAACATATTCAGTGATGTTGGATTTGGCCTTCTGAAGATTCGCCAGCGCAATTCTGACGTTGACGGTGCGGGCACGGGTGTGCGAGGCCAGCATCCCCTGCACCGTGTTCCAGAGCTCGGCGGCGGTTTGGCAGGTTGCCACTTGGATGGCCATCTCGCGCGGCAGGGAGGACAGCAGGTAGGAGAACACCTGCTGATCCTTCGCGTACCACGCGGAGAACTCCGGGTTGGGTGTCTTCGACTTGGTCTTGCCATCGTCGGAGGTGACTTCAACGTTCAGAGGGGGCACTACCTGGTCGATGTCGAGGTAGCCCTGCATTTGCGCCCCCCTGATCGCCGAGAGCACGGCTGGGCGCCATAGCGCCTCGTTCCCTGTCGTGAGTTTCTCGGTGACGCTGTGTGCAAATGGTGACGAGGGGAAGGAGGTGGAGCTTGAAGACGTCGCCATGGATGTGAGCGAGGCAGGCTCTGATACCATGAAAGAATTGGTGGAAGCGTATGCACTCTGGCAGGGACGCGTACATGTTATATAGCACAAGATTACAAGGTTCGGCCGGTGGTTATTAGCCTTGACCTCTACTCCAAGTTATACACAAGATAAGGAGATAGATATCAATCTAGTCTAACCACCGGCCATGTTTACAACAGATCACACGTACACAATATTGATACAAGTTGACACGACTACAAGCCTATCGTCTAACAGTAAGGACAATTTAACACGCATCACTATAAACATGTTACACTTATAACACTGCTCGTCTAGATTTTAATAGATGGTAACAGCATAAGATGCATCATGGAAACATTTCATTATTCATACGTATATAATTTTACGGTTACCGATACCATGGGAAAAAATGTTTGATTCTTGTGCAGCTAATTTTTGCCTTGCAGTACTATGTGATACAAAAATGATGTTATGCTACGTCTAAATGGAAGAACGATATTATACAAAGCAGTGCAACACAGTAATTTTGAAATCAAGCCTTTATATTAGAACAAACTCATCTTACATTGTCAATATCAGCAtatcccctgtctcctattagtATCTCTATGATTATCATACCAAGACTATAAATGTCTAACTTGAATGTGATCTGTCTGCGCGTATAAAATTCTGGTGCCAAATATCCTCTGCATGAATATTTATAAATCTAATCAATTAATAGAAAAGGGGATTGATATTCATTCATACATAACAAAAAAAATTACAGGAGTCATAGCAAGCTTACATAGTTCCAAttagttttttttttttgcgggaaaactttcaatctattcatcttcaatcaagGTAGTACAACGAACACTAGAAATAGTAAAGATTACATCCAGATccatagaccacctagcgacgactacaagcactgaagcgagccgaaggcgcgccgctgtcatcacccctccctcgccggagccgggcaaaccttgttgtagtagacagtcgggaagtcgtcgtgctaaggccccatagaaCCAACGCATCAGAACAGCAACCGCCGCGGATGAAGAGTCTAGATCAGAAGGAACCAACCTGAAGACACATGAACAAAAACAAACGACGAagagatccgagcaaatccaccaaagacagatcagccggagacacacctccacacgcctaCCTATGATGCTCGACGCATCACCGGAAcgggggctaggcggggagacctttattccatcttcaggaaGCCACCACCGTCTCGTCTTCCTGAGCAGGACACAACCCTAACAAAGCTCGAAAAAAGATCTAAAAATAGAGCCCTCCCACCGGCAAGGGCTGAGATCCACTCCGCCTCCATGGCCCTAAGGCCCCCGGAGACGGGACGgatcggcgccggcgccggcgggaGGCGGAGAACCCTAGCTTTTTGGGCGGTGGCGGCCGGCTAGGTCACGTTTTGATGTTATAGCCCGGCTTTGCTTTTCATCAAAGCACCTCGATAGACCAAAATCAGCAATTTTCGGCAACATAGTATCATCTAGCAGTATATTTGCCGGCTTAAGATCCAAGTGAACGATGTGATTTTGGTGCAGATAATATAAACCATCACAAATTCCATTGATGATTTGGTAGCGCTTTCTCCATTCAAGTCCACAAGATACATCTAGAAAACGGAGAGCAGAAAGTTGGTTTAGTATTTGAGAAACTTGAAGTCGTCAGTAGTCACTAAACACTAAATAAATGGATGCTTGAACCAAATACATGCGACATCAGCCTACCGGTGATGTGCTTATCTAGACTGCCTTTAGGTAGATATTCAAAGCAGAGTAGCCTTTGTCGTACATCTGCTAAGACAAGTTTTCCCTCGCAGTTTACCATTTCCCCTTGTCTGTCAGAGCAATATCTTAGGAACCGTA contains:
- the LOC125528407 gene encoding receptor-like serine/threonine-protein kinase SD1-7 produces the protein MHTANYLTKRKVLQRILFDESAEPKALSLSLLEHITNSFSDDKEIGCGGFARVYKGMLDNGTVAVKKLCNMLDMDEKKFSEEIRCLMKATHKNVVRFLRYCSDRQGEMVNCEGKLVLADVRQRLLCFEYLPKGSLDKHITDVSCGLEWRKRYQIINGICDGLYYLHQNHIVHLDLKPANILLDDTMLPKIADFGLSRCFDEKQSRAITSKRDLAGRHRPKS